Proteins encoded in a region of the Pelagicoccus sp. SDUM812003 genome:
- a CDS encoding alpha-amylase family glycosyl hydrolase produces MAPASDSKHIRKAYLTSMKEGVVELQRDWRATRMPPISMEGKLHGYLSLYPLPASEFGEKSGYFVDETNHIVFVFYPEKYSKIEYKGASIYVAGGFNGWQDAVGKDEWELVPERVGGRRVLALRKDLDSLSPAEGSQFKFVTDRHHWFLVDMSAPNLAQDGMGNWNYAYSSKVTGRHRLGFVLKSQIDFSENNSLLYHTRKGVERANLNLGDFFLGLKSDKELGAIPQGKRVTFRLFAPRAKWVKVGFFEDLDQPEKVIWVLMKRGEDFVWEATVEQDLRGWYYWFRLDGPKNEFSLFDPNFKVLDPYARAAIGREGPGIVVDDSRHGRPPHPFSSPQWQDLVVLEGHVRDFTQNLADLPAEEGKPRGFSDLAAYAKRKDFYPKRLGVNAIELQPIQENDSQSYDEYHWGYMTANFFAPHSGYAKAPEKASQVDEFKELVSTLHGQGFAVILDVVYNHVGEPAHLMFIDKLYYFHVGADGSLSNWSGCGNDFRSDAPMARRIIVDSLKHLVSFYGVDGFRFDLADLVGKPALEEVERELKAIRPDIILIAEPWSFRGHIGPELRDTGYASWNDGYREFLKRFVRGGAGMPEIQYFTKGSPIHYATWPAQTINYVESHDDRVWIDDVTEHGGFDGTYPTHHDIARTRLMIATLMMSIGMPMLHAGMDFLGTKNGVRNTYQDGPRNALDYKRALQYPNCARYFADWVRFRLSSKGELLRHYNRASDAFFEFIDGKSSGSYACIYNAKGEWGDAKLLFAINPGLGPVEIELGKWAELAWRQIADHERFHDAKDETWANRVDKRLFLPPLSCGLWEKRS; encoded by the coding sequence ATGGCGCCTGCATCTGACTCGAAACACATCCGCAAGGCCTACCTGACCTCAATGAAAGAGGGAGTGGTGGAGCTGCAACGCGATTGGAGGGCGACTCGCATGCCTCCGATCAGCATGGAAGGAAAGCTGCACGGCTACCTTTCGCTCTATCCGCTGCCCGCTAGCGAGTTCGGCGAAAAGAGCGGCTACTTCGTGGACGAGACGAATCATATCGTGTTCGTCTTCTATCCGGAGAAGTATTCGAAAATCGAGTACAAAGGAGCGTCCATATATGTGGCGGGCGGCTTCAACGGCTGGCAGGACGCGGTGGGCAAGGACGAGTGGGAGCTGGTGCCGGAACGCGTGGGCGGCCGCCGCGTTCTGGCGCTGCGCAAGGACCTGGACTCGTTGTCGCCCGCGGAGGGCAGCCAGTTCAAGTTCGTCACGGATCGCCATCACTGGTTTCTGGTCGACATGTCCGCCCCGAACCTGGCTCAGGACGGCATGGGCAACTGGAACTACGCGTACTCCAGCAAGGTCACCGGCAGGCACCGGCTTGGCTTCGTGCTGAAGTCGCAGATCGACTTTTCGGAAAACAACAGCTTGCTCTACCACACGCGCAAGGGCGTGGAGCGGGCGAACCTCAACCTCGGGGATTTCTTTCTGGGCCTGAAGTCCGACAAGGAGCTGGGAGCGATCCCCCAAGGAAAGCGCGTGACCTTCCGTTTGTTCGCTCCCAGGGCGAAATGGGTGAAGGTCGGCTTTTTCGAGGACCTCGATCAGCCCGAGAAAGTGATCTGGGTGCTCATGAAACGTGGGGAGGACTTCGTCTGGGAGGCTACCGTGGAGCAGGACCTGCGCGGCTGGTACTACTGGTTCCGCCTCGATGGGCCGAAAAACGAGTTCAGCCTCTTCGATCCTAACTTCAAGGTGCTCGATCCCTACGCCAGGGCCGCCATCGGCCGGGAGGGTCCGGGCATCGTGGTCGACGATTCGCGACACGGCCGCCCGCCGCATCCGTTTTCCTCCCCTCAGTGGCAGGATCTGGTGGTGCTTGAAGGCCATGTGCGGGACTTCACTCAAAACCTTGCCGACCTGCCGGCGGAGGAGGGCAAGCCACGCGGTTTCTCCGATCTGGCGGCCTACGCCAAGCGCAAGGATTTCTATCCCAAGCGCCTCGGGGTGAACGCCATCGAGCTGCAGCCCATTCAGGAAAACGATAGCCAAAGCTACGACGAGTACCACTGGGGCTATATGACCGCCAATTTCTTCGCTCCACATTCTGGATACGCCAAGGCCCCGGAGAAAGCCTCCCAGGTCGACGAGTTCAAGGAGCTGGTATCCACGCTGCATGGACAGGGCTTCGCGGTTATCCTCGATGTGGTTTACAATCACGTGGGCGAGCCGGCTCATCTGATGTTCATCGACAAGCTCTACTATTTCCACGTGGGAGCGGATGGTTCGCTGAGCAACTGGAGCGGATGCGGGAACGATTTTCGCAGCGACGCCCCTATGGCGAGGCGCATCATCGTGGATAGCCTCAAGCATCTGGTCTCGTTCTACGGCGTGGATGGCTTCCGCTTCGATTTGGCGGATCTGGTCGGCAAGCCTGCCCTGGAGGAGGTGGAGCGCGAGTTGAAGGCGATCCGGCCCGACATCATACTCATCGCGGAGCCGTGGAGCTTTCGCGGCCATATCGGACCCGAGCTGCGCGATACTGGCTACGCGTCTTGGAACGATGGATACCGAGAGTTTTTGAAGCGCTTCGTACGCGGAGGGGCGGGCATGCCGGAAATCCAGTACTTCACAAAGGGCTCGCCCATCCACTACGCCACTTGGCCTGCTCAGACGATCAACTATGTGGAATCCCACGACGATCGGGTCTGGATCGATGACGTGACGGAGCATGGCGGTTTCGATGGGACGTATCCAACGCATCACGACATCGCTCGAACCCGGCTGATGATCGCCACCCTGATGATGTCCATCGGCATGCCGATGCTGCATGCAGGTATGGACTTTCTGGGGACGAAGAACGGGGTGCGCAACACATACCAGGATGGGCCGCGAAACGCCCTCGACTACAAACGGGCCCTGCAGTACCCGAACTGCGCCCGCTACTTTGCGGATTGGGTGCGTTTTCGGCTATCCAGCAAGGGCGAGCTGCTGCGTCACTACAATCGGGCTTCAGATGCGTTCTTCGAGTTCATCGACGGGAAAAGCAGCGGTTCCTACGCATGTATATATAATGCGAAGGGGGAATGGGGGGATGCCAAGCTGCTCTTCGCCATCAACCCCGGACTTGGTCCGGTGGAGATCGAGCTCGGCAAATGGGCGGAGCTCGCTTGGCGCCAGATCGCCGATCACGAACGCTTTCATGACGCCAAAGATGAAACGTGGGCTAATCGGGTAGATAAGCGTCTCTTTTTGCCTCCCTTGAGCTGCGGCTTGTGGGAGAAAAGAAGCTAA
- the gap gene encoding type I glyceraldehyde-3-phosphate dehydrogenase: MAVKVAINGFGRIGRLVFRALVDQGLLGSEVDVVAVNDLVPADNLAYLLKYDSTQGRFNGEVAAEGDDTLVVNGHKIKCLALREIPANLPWKELGIDIVIESTGLWVADDKAQGHIDAGAKKVIISAPGKGNVKTVVLGVNDDTLTAEDTLISNASCTTNCLAPITKVILDNFGIEEGLMTTVHSYTATQKTVDGPSPKDMKGGRAAAMNIIPSSTGAAKAVGLVLPEVQGKLTGMAFRVPTPTVSVVDLTVKVSKPTSYEEICKKMKEAAEGPLKGILEYTEDQVASSDFIHCAASSIFDAGSGIGLSDTFFKLVSWYDNEWGYSNRVVDLLKKVAAL; encoded by the coding sequence ATGGCTGTAAAAGTAGCTATCAATGGTTTCGGCCGCATCGGCCGCCTCGTATTCCGCGCGCTCGTGGACCAAGGCCTTCTCGGCTCTGAAGTAGACGTAGTCGCTGTGAACGACCTCGTTCCTGCGGACAACCTCGCGTACCTGCTGAAGTACGATTCCACTCAGGGCCGCTTCAATGGCGAAGTAGCTGCGGAAGGCGACGACACGCTGGTTGTTAACGGCCACAAGATCAAGTGTCTCGCTCTGCGCGAAATCCCTGCCAACCTCCCTTGGAAGGAGCTGGGCATCGACATCGTGATCGAGTCCACTGGTCTCTGGGTTGCGGACGACAAGGCTCAAGGCCACATCGACGCTGGCGCGAAGAAGGTCATCATCTCCGCTCCAGGCAAGGGCAACGTGAAGACTGTAGTTCTCGGCGTAAACGACGACACCCTGACTGCGGAAGACACTTTGATCTCCAACGCATCTTGCACCACCAACTGCTTGGCTCCGATCACCAAGGTCATTCTCGACAACTTCGGCATCGAAGAAGGTCTGATGACCACCGTTCACAGCTACACTGCTACGCAGAAGACTGTAGACGGACCGTCTCCTAAGGACATGAAGGGTGGCCGCGCCGCTGCGATGAACATCATCCCATCTTCCACTGGCGCTGCTAAGGCTGTCGGCCTCGTGCTCCCGGAAGTGCAGGGCAAGCTCACTGGCATGGCGTTCCGCGTTCCGACTCCGACCGTTTCGGTTGTCGACCTCACGGTTAAGGTCAGCAAGCCGACTTCCTACGAAGAAATCTGTAAGAAGATGAAGGAAGCTGCGGAAGGTCCTCTCAAGGGTATTCTCGAGTACACCGAAGATCAGGTCGCTTCTTCCGACTTCATCCACTGCGCCGCGTCTTCCATCTTCGACGCTGGCTCGGGCATCGGCCTGAGCGACACCTTCTTCAAGCTGGTTAGCTGGTACGACAACGAGTGGGGCTACTCCAATCGCGTCGTCGACCTTCTCAAGAAGGTTGCTGCTCTCTAA
- a CDS encoding phosphoglycerate kinase produces MATKTIEDIDLNGKKAVIRVDFNVPLKDGEVTDKTRILGALPTIKHVIANGGTAVLLSHLGRPKGEVNAKYSLEPVAKALSAELGQAVVFVPESRGEVAEKAVAELAPGSVALLENVRFHPGEEKNDPELSKAFAKLGDVYINDAFGTAHRAHASTAGIAEFLKPAVCGFLIQKELEFLGDKTANAERPFTVILGGAKVSDKLKVIDALLEKADTILIGGAMAYTFALANGKTVGSSLCQPDMVDMTKALQEKAKAKGVKLLLPIDNVTVDSFDFSTMTAGNIGESDAEGNIPEGWEGVDIGPKTTELYCAEVAKSKTVLWNGPMGIFESDACNKGTFAVAKAIAENQDAVTIIGGGDSVTAVNMSGYGDKVSFMSTGGGASLEFLEGKILPGVDALDKK; encoded by the coding sequence ATGGCTACAAAAACCATCGAAGACATCGACCTTAACGGTAAGAAGGCGGTTATCCGCGTCGACTTCAACGTGCCCCTCAAGGACGGCGAAGTGACCGACAAGACCCGTATCCTCGGCGCTCTGCCGACTATCAAGCACGTGATCGCCAATGGCGGCACCGCGGTGCTGCTCAGCCATCTCGGCCGCCCCAAGGGCGAGGTGAATGCGAAGTACTCGCTCGAACCCGTGGCGAAGGCCCTCTCCGCTGAGCTCGGTCAGGCGGTGGTGTTCGTGCCCGAATCTCGCGGCGAAGTCGCTGAAAAGGCGGTCGCGGAGCTTGCTCCCGGCAGCGTTGCCCTTCTGGAAAACGTGCGCTTCCACCCGGGCGAGGAGAAGAACGATCCGGAGCTTTCCAAGGCCTTCGCCAAGCTGGGCGACGTTTACATCAACGACGCCTTCGGCACTGCCCACCGCGCTCACGCCTCCACCGCGGGCATCGCGGAGTTCCTCAAGCCAGCGGTTTGCGGCTTCCTCATCCAGAAGGAGCTCGAGTTCCTCGGCGACAAGACTGCGAACGCGGAGCGTCCTTTCACCGTGATCCTCGGAGGAGCGAAGGTCAGCGACAAGCTCAAGGTCATCGACGCGTTGCTCGAGAAGGCCGACACCATCCTCATCGGCGGCGCCATGGCCTACACCTTCGCATTGGCCAACGGCAAGACCGTCGGCTCCAGCCTCTGCCAGCCCGACATGGTCGACATGACCAAGGCCCTGCAGGAAAAGGCCAAGGCCAAGGGCGTGAAGCTGCTTCTCCCCATCGACAACGTAACCGTGGACTCCTTCGATTTCAGCACCATGACCGCCGGAAACATCGGCGAATCCGATGCGGAAGGAAACATCCCGGAAGGCTGGGAAGGCGTGGATATCGGCCCCAAGACCACTGAGCTCTACTGCGCTGAAGTTGCCAAGTCCAAGACCGTGCTTTGGAACGGTCCGATGGGCATCTTCGAAAGCGACGCCTGCAACAAGGGCACCTTCGCGGTGGCCAAGGCCATCGCGGAAAACCAGGACGCGGTCACCATCATTGGTGGTGGCGACTCCGTCACCGCGGTCAACATGTCTGGCTACGGCGACAAGGTTTCCTTCATGAGCACCGGCGGCGGAGCCAGCCTGGAGTTCCTCGAAGGCAAGATCCTTCCTGGCGTCGACGCGCTCGACAAGAAGTAG
- the tpiA gene encoding triose-phosphate isomerase: MSRKYLIAGNWKMNKTPADGADLAKEIASFVSKDESVEVVVCPTAVALDRVSQVIEDSAVKLGAQNLYPKASGAYTGEISAEMLRAVFAKYVILGHSERREYFAETDAFVNEKVKFALESNLIPILCIGETLEQREADETLEVNKTQLLGGMEGVSAEDAAKVVIAYEPVWAIGTGKTATPEMAQEVHAAIRSVLAEKYGSSVAEKIRILYGGSMKPANADDLLAQKDIDGGLIGGAALEAKSFCDLIESARKAD, translated from the coding sequence ATGTCCCGCAAATATCTCATCGCAGGAAACTGGAAAATGAACAAGACGCCGGCCGACGGCGCCGACCTCGCGAAGGAAATCGCTTCCTTCGTGAGCAAGGACGAGTCGGTCGAGGTGGTGGTCTGCCCGACTGCCGTGGCTTTGGATCGCGTTTCCCAGGTCATCGAGGATTCCGCTGTGAAGCTTGGCGCCCAGAACCTCTATCCGAAGGCTAGCGGCGCCTACACCGGAGAAATCTCCGCTGAAATGTTGCGCGCCGTTTTTGCCAAGTACGTGATTCTCGGCCACAGCGAGCGTCGCGAATACTTCGCGGAAACCGACGCGTTCGTGAACGAAAAGGTGAAGTTCGCTCTCGAAAGCAACCTGATCCCCATCCTCTGCATCGGCGAAACGCTGGAGCAGCGCGAAGCGGATGAGACCCTCGAAGTCAACAAGACTCAGCTGCTCGGCGGCATGGAGGGCGTTTCCGCCGAGGACGCCGCCAAGGTGGTCATCGCTTACGAACCGGTTTGGGCCATCGGCACCGGCAAGACCGCTACGCCGGAAATGGCTCAGGAGGTGCACGCCGCCATCCGCTCGGTATTGGCGGAAAAGTACGGCTCATCGGTCGCAGAGAAGATTCGCATCCTCTATGGCGGTTCCATGAAGCCGGCAAACGCGGACGATCTTCTCGCCCAGAAGGACATCGATGGCGGTCTGATCGGCGGCGCCGCGCTGGAGGCGAAGTCCTTCTGCGATCTCATCGAGTCCGCCCGCAAGGCTGACTAG
- a CDS encoding response regulator, with amino-acid sequence MPKKSPSNQLELWSSDAYSTATQETLFTSDQLDRLSPRNPRSKKTERTPTPTSTSRLLDHSFAQRRPLNILVADDNEINRKVIRIILQKLGYSCVEAENGREALERHSEDNYDYIFMDIDMPEMDGIEATHAIRSAERDEPQAEIIAVTANVSNETRLKCRRAGMNGYLEKPITATIIKDQLLRSWPRIRSRRGKKS; translated from the coding sequence ATGCCAAAAAAGTCACCGTCAAATCAGCTGGAGCTGTGGAGCTCCGACGCTTATTCGACCGCTACTCAAGAGACCCTCTTCACTAGCGATCAGCTTGACCGACTCTCCCCACGAAACCCGAGGAGCAAGAAGACGGAGCGCACGCCGACTCCCACCTCCACCAGCCGCTTGCTGGACCACTCATTCGCCCAGCGGAGACCGCTGAACATCCTGGTGGCTGACGACAACGAGATCAACCGCAAGGTCATTCGCATCATCCTGCAAAAGCTAGGCTACAGCTGCGTGGAAGCGGAAAACGGTCGCGAAGCTCTCGAGCGCCACAGCGAGGACAACTACGACTACATTTTCATGGACATCGACATGCCGGAGATGGACGGCATCGAAGCCACCCATGCCATCCGCTCCGCCGAGCGGGACGAGCCTCAGGCGGAGATCATCGCGGTGACCGCCAACGTCTCCAATGAGACGCGTCTCAAGTGCCGTCGAGCCGGCATGAACGGCTATCTGGAAAAGCCGATCACCGCGACCATCATCAAGGACCAGCTCCTGCGCAGCTGGCCGCGCATCCGCAGCCGTCGCGGCAAGAAGAGCTAG
- a CDS encoding TonB-dependent receptor: protein MVLNSRNTKSTWGFAKLPIFAMVVALFVSQGAVLRAASTGIVSGSVLDADFGGGVLSARVTLVGTDISATTDLDGRFILTNVPEGEYTLIATANYYKSSTVEELAVSPGDVAKVNVPLYGDDSDIVELDSFTVKATILESSDLGLLSKRQKSASVGDAIGAEAFSRLGLGDAADAMSKVTGASIVDGKYVVMRGLSDRYNNTTLNGTNIPSSDPNRKAVQLDQFPSGLIDVISTSKTFTPDKSGEFTGGSVDIQTKAFPDQYFFTASIGFGFRDGTTGEEVLSYPGGGDDWMGKDDGTRALPALALDPQNLTSNASVETRDELIRSFSTTMSPIRSEAPMDQSWSIALGDNLMLGGRRFGYVASLSYSREYTHQEDAAETRYETRLSQGEWVINELEDFEVDKTVDNVNVGALLNLSYQLAENHEVGLKNFYSQSGSDQSVFQQGSVVVSEDIFLRESRLHFTERQISSHQLYGKHQFENLNGLKVEWDYSDSSSSQDEPDFRLFFDRVRLDNYPDPEPGDWGFPVGSTNQRLFRELQEDSVENGLDVTIPLPFLERNATAKVGYRAIEADRSYDELALGFGRDPRGFGVPYLGDRTTFLSDSNIGLSENGFLRRVMIDVTDFVPTYDGTRNIDAMYGMVDIPFGEKYRLIAGVRKEDTQIEVLSTDRFGNELDDRIGSIDQSDTLPSVNFVWSPTKNQNVRLAYSETIARPNFRELSPVAGYSALASQKIIGNPDLELTNIENYDLRWEWFLQDGDLLAVSVFKKDLINPIEQTVDFINQQTWQNVDEGEVSGFELEARKQLPWLSGEFHRFTVGGNFSIIDSEVTRPDDELTRKLVFDPETSSTRELQGQSDQILNLDVTWEHFSWGSSFTFNYNSTGTRLSRISVAQLPDVYEDPGETLDFIYTQRFGDSWKLKLKASNILRDSSLGYHEFLGGTYIYHLEDPSTKYSLGLSYSL, encoded by the coding sequence ATGGTTTTAAATTCCCGTAATACAAAGTCCACATGGGGCTTCGCCAAACTGCCGATCTTCGCGATGGTAGTGGCCCTATTTGTGTCTCAAGGCGCTGTTCTTAGGGCAGCCAGCACTGGCATCGTCTCGGGGTCCGTTTTGGACGCCGATTTTGGCGGAGGCGTACTGAGCGCTCGCGTCACATTGGTTGGCACCGATATCTCGGCCACCACGGATTTGGATGGCCGTTTCATTCTGACGAACGTGCCGGAAGGCGAGTACACGCTGATCGCCACCGCTAACTACTACAAGTCATCCACGGTCGAGGAGCTAGCGGTCAGCCCGGGCGATGTCGCCAAGGTGAACGTGCCGCTTTATGGCGATGACTCCGACATCGTGGAGTTGGATAGTTTCACCGTTAAGGCCACCATTCTGGAGAGTTCGGATCTTGGCCTCTTGTCTAAGCGGCAGAAGTCGGCGTCTGTTGGCGATGCCATCGGAGCGGAAGCGTTTAGTCGACTTGGCTTGGGCGACGCCGCCGACGCCATGTCCAAGGTGACAGGGGCGTCTATAGTAGACGGAAAGTATGTCGTCATGCGCGGCTTGTCAGATCGCTACAACAACACGACGTTGAACGGCACCAACATACCGAGCTCCGATCCGAATCGCAAAGCGGTCCAGCTCGACCAGTTCCCGAGCGGATTGATTGATGTCATTTCCACCTCCAAGACGTTTACTCCGGACAAGTCAGGAGAGTTCACTGGTGGTTCCGTCGACATTCAGACCAAGGCGTTTCCTGACCAGTACTTTTTCACTGCTTCGATTGGCTTTGGCTTTCGCGATGGTACCACAGGCGAAGAGGTTTTATCCTACCCAGGTGGCGGTGACGATTGGATGGGCAAGGACGATGGAACACGAGCTTTGCCGGCGCTCGCCTTGGACCCGCAAAACCTGACCAGCAATGCGTCTGTCGAAACGCGCGATGAGCTTATTCGCTCATTCTCCACGACGATGAGCCCCATTCGCTCCGAAGCTCCGATGGATCAAAGCTGGTCGATCGCTCTCGGGGATAACTTGATGCTCGGCGGAAGACGCTTTGGGTATGTGGCTAGTCTGTCATACTCACGTGAATACACGCATCAGGAGGATGCCGCGGAAACGCGTTATGAAACCAGGCTCTCTCAGGGCGAATGGGTGATCAACGAACTTGAGGATTTCGAGGTCGATAAGACGGTCGACAACGTAAATGTCGGAGCGCTTTTGAACCTCTCCTATCAGCTCGCGGAGAATCATGAGGTTGGGCTCAAGAACTTCTACAGTCAGTCCGGTTCGGACCAATCGGTTTTTCAGCAAGGTTCGGTCGTCGTGAGCGAGGACATCTTTCTCCGGGAAAGTCGCCTGCATTTCACGGAACGCCAGATCAGCTCCCATCAACTTTACGGCAAGCATCAGTTCGAGAATCTCAATGGATTGAAGGTGGAGTGGGACTATTCCGATTCCTCAAGCTCCCAGGACGAGCCTGACTTCCGCTTGTTTTTCGATCGCGTTCGACTTGATAACTATCCGGATCCGGAGCCAGGCGATTGGGGATTCCCTGTTGGCTCCACCAACCAGCGCTTGTTTCGCGAATTGCAGGAGGACAGCGTTGAGAACGGTCTGGATGTAACCATCCCGCTTCCTTTCCTTGAGCGTAACGCTACGGCCAAGGTGGGCTACCGAGCGATTGAAGCGGACCGATCTTACGACGAGCTCGCGCTTGGCTTCGGTCGCGATCCTCGAGGGTTTGGCGTTCCGTATCTTGGAGATCGGACCACCTTCCTATCCGACAGCAATATTGGCCTCAGCGAGAATGGCTTTCTGCGGCGTGTCATGATTGATGTCACCGACTTCGTTCCGACCTACGATGGCACGCGAAACATCGATGCGATGTATGGTATGGTGGACATTCCGTTTGGGGAGAAGTACCGTTTGATCGCTGGCGTCCGCAAGGAGGATACTCAGATCGAGGTTCTGTCGACGGACCGTTTCGGAAACGAGCTGGACGATCGGATCGGCTCTATCGACCAAAGCGATACGCTGCCATCGGTGAACTTCGTTTGGAGTCCGACCAAGAATCAGAACGTGCGCCTCGCGTACTCGGAAACGATCGCTCGTCCCAACTTTAGAGAGTTGTCACCAGTCGCTGGATACTCGGCGCTCGCGTCGCAGAAGATCATCGGAAACCCGGATCTGGAGCTGACCAACATCGAAAACTACGATTTGCGTTGGGAGTGGTTCCTGCAGGACGGCGACCTGCTTGCGGTCAGCGTTTTCAAGAAGGACCTCATCAACCCGATCGAGCAAACGGTCGACTTCATCAATCAGCAGACTTGGCAGAATGTCGACGAAGGCGAAGTGTCAGGCTTCGAGCTCGAAGCCCGCAAGCAGCTGCCCTGGCTTTCTGGCGAGTTCCATCGATTCACGGTAGGCGGCAACTTCTCCATAATCGATTCGGAGGTGACGCGTCCGGACGACGAGCTGACTCGCAAGCTAGTGTTTGATCCGGAAACTTCGAGCACTCGCGAGCTGCAGGGGCAAAGCGACCAGATTCTCAACCTCGACGTTACCTGGGAGCATTTCAGTTGGGGCTCGTCCTTCACTTTCAACTACAACTCGACCGGCACCCGCCTGTCACGCATCTCCGTGGCTCAGTTGCCGGATGTGTACGAAGATCCCGGCGAGACGCTCGATTTTATCTATACCCAACGCTTTGGCGATTCGTGGAAGCTCAAGCTGAAGGCGTCGAACATCTTGAGGGATTCTTCGCTCGGGTATCACGAGTTTCTCGGTGGCACCTACATCTACCACCTAGAAGACCCATCTACCAAATACTCTCTCGGGCTGAGCTACTCTTTATAG
- the metK gene encoding methionine adenosyltransferase yields MPKNFVFSSESVAEGHPDKVSDYISDSVLDACLEQDPDSRVACETLVKSNVVVLAGEITTKAKFDYEQVVRQAIREIGYVNDDDVFHADKVFITNNLTSQSPDIAQGVDAKKAKGKDTAEQGAGDQGIMFGYACDETPELMPAAVMYAHRVGREIARIRHGGRQAKWLRPDCKSQVSIRYEDGKAKEITAVVISTQHAADVDKKTIEKFMIDKVIKKSLPKKLLTKNTQFLINPTGRFVIGGPQGDAGLTGRKIIVDTYGGTGRHGGGAFSGKDPSKVDRSAAYMCRWVAKNIVAAGLAARAELQVAYAIGYPEPVSITVDTFGTNTVDEEVIEKAVSEVFKFKPADIVSQLKLKQPIYRSTTNYGHFGKDDLPWEQTNKAAALKKAAKALS; encoded by the coding sequence ATGCCAAAAAACTTCGTATTCTCTTCCGAGTCCGTGGCCGAGGGCCATCCCGACAAAGTATCCGACTACATTTCCGACAGCGTTCTCGACGCTTGTCTCGAGCAGGACCCCGATAGCCGCGTCGCTTGCGAGACTCTGGTGAAGAGCAACGTGGTGGTGCTTGCTGGCGAGATCACTACCAAGGCCAAGTTCGACTACGAGCAGGTGGTGCGGCAAGCCATTCGCGAGATCGGCTACGTAAATGACGACGACGTTTTCCATGCGGACAAGGTGTTCATCACCAACAACCTGACCAGCCAATCGCCTGACATCGCACAAGGCGTCGACGCCAAGAAGGCCAAGGGCAAGGATACGGCGGAGCAGGGCGCGGGCGACCAGGGCATCATGTTCGGCTACGCTTGCGACGAGACGCCGGAGCTCATGCCCGCCGCTGTCATGTACGCCCACCGCGTCGGCCGCGAGATCGCTCGCATCCGCCATGGCGGTCGTCAAGCCAAGTGGCTACGCCCCGACTGCAAGTCTCAGGTGTCCATCCGCTACGAGGACGGCAAGGCCAAGGAAATCACCGCGGTGGTCATTTCCACGCAGCACGCCGCGGACGTCGACAAGAAGACCATCGAGAAGTTCATGATCGACAAGGTTATTAAGAAGAGTCTTCCGAAAAAGCTTCTCACCAAGAACACCCAATTTCTCATCAACCCGACCGGACGTTTCGTCATTGGCGGTCCGCAGGGCGACGCCGGCCTCACCGGCCGTAAGATCATTGTGGATACTTACGGAGGAACCGGCCGTCATGGCGGCGGAGCCTTCTCCGGCAAGGATCCCTCCAAGGTCGATCGCTCCGCGGCATACATGTGCCGTTGGGTGGCCAAGAACATCGTGGCGGCTGGCCTAGCGGCCCGAGCCGAGTTGCAGGTGGCCTACGCCATCGGCTATCCGGAGCCGGTCAGCATCACTGTTGACACCTTCGGCACCAACACGGTCGACGAGGAAGTCATCGAGAAGGCGGTTTCCGAGGTCTTCAAGTTCAAGCCAGCGGACATCGTATCTCAGCTCAAGCTCAAGCAGCCGATCTACCGCAGCACCACCAATTACGGCCATTTCGGCAAGGACGATTTGCCTTGGGAGCAAACCAACAAGGCGGCGGCCCTCAAGAAGGCGGCCAAGGCGCTTTCATAG